Proteins from a genomic interval of Salinarchaeum sp. Harcht-Bsk1:
- a CDS encoding DUF5790 family protein, with protein MSQSTLADDDLFGEAASEMRADVEDSLEQARGALPAADDVWDVDADNTLGVLNGLKTALDVGDAVDHLRDAKKWYTMGERADAFEDAEDLEAEIESVEELIETVDAAHEDVGNLTSTIPELRGSLEEAAAAAGDATDADGGDETVEAE; from the coding sequence ATGAGCCAGTCAACGCTCGCTGACGACGACCTCTTCGGCGAGGCCGCCTCCGAGATGCGCGCCGACGTCGAGGACTCCCTGGAACAGGCCCGCGGCGCCCTCCCCGCCGCCGACGACGTCTGGGACGTCGACGCGGACAACACGTTGGGCGTGCTCAACGGGTTGAAGACCGCCCTCGACGTGGGGGACGCCGTCGACCACCTCCGCGACGCCAAGAAGTGGTACACGATGGGCGAGCGCGCCGACGCCTTCGAGGACGCCGAGGACCTCGAAGCCGAGATCGAGTCCGTCGAGGAGCTGATCGAGACCGTCGACGCCGCACACGAGGACGTCGGCAACCTGACGTCGACGATCCCCGAACTCCGTGGCTCGCTGGAGGAAGCGGCTGCGGCGGCGGGCGACGCGACCGACGCCGACGGCGGCGACGAGACGGTCGAGGCCGAGTAA
- a CDS encoding transcriptional regulator, whose translation MVRDPFEEADATDLAALLDALSDPDCRELLSAIDSPMTAAELSEETGIPQSTTYRKLDQLSEASLLEELTEIRSDGRHTTRYALAFENVEVGLDEDREFTVEITRPTRSADERLARMWSEVQKEL comes from the coding sequence ATGGTTCGGGATCCGTTCGAGGAGGCCGACGCGACCGACCTCGCCGCCCTCCTCGACGCGCTGAGTGATCCGGACTGCCGGGAGCTCCTCAGCGCGATCGACAGCCCGATGACGGCCGCGGAGCTCTCCGAGGAAACGGGGATCCCCCAGTCGACGACCTACCGCAAGCTCGACCAGCTCTCGGAGGCGTCGCTGCTGGAGGAACTCACCGAGATTCGCTCGGACGGCCGACACACGACGCGGTACGCACTCGCGTTCGAGAACGTCGAGGTCGGTCTCGACGAGGACAGGGAGTTTACCGTCGAGATCACGCGACCGACGCGGTCGGCCGACGAGCGGCTGGCCCGCATGTGGTCGGAGGTACAGAAGGAACTATGA
- a CDS encoding CBS domain-containing protein: protein MPSFRIGSAFGVPVKLDLTFLLVLPLFAYIIGSRIESTAELFNDVLGAGLSVNALTGGATPWLIGVVAAVGLFACVLAHEFGHSLVAMHYGFPIDSITLWIFGGIASLSELPEDWKQELQIAIAGPAVSVAIGIGAYALSTVVPAGNDQVTYVLLYLGVLNVALAVFNLLPAFPMDGGRVLRALLGRTRSFAEATRIAANVGKWLAILMGLLGLFRLDIILVGIAFFVYIAAAGEAQQVITKAAFEGVQVQDVMTPVDRLHVVSPDVSVTELLQRMVRERHTGYPVIENGEPVGVVTLGDAREVREVERDAYEVREIMSTDLVTIAPDGEAMTALTRMQEHGVGRLLVVDDGMLVGLLSRSDLMAALDVLREGGELAESATAGRPPVDRPT, encoded by the coding sequence ATGCCGAGCTTTCGGATCGGATCGGCCTTCGGGGTCCCCGTCAAGCTCGATCTCACGTTCCTGCTCGTCCTGCCGCTGTTCGCGTACATCATCGGCTCCCGCATCGAGTCGACGGCCGAACTGTTCAACGACGTCCTCGGCGCGGGGCTCTCCGTGAACGCGCTCACCGGCGGAGCGACGCCGTGGCTCATCGGGGTCGTCGCCGCGGTCGGGCTCTTCGCCTGCGTGCTCGCCCACGAGTTCGGTCACTCGCTGGTGGCGATGCACTACGGCTTCCCGATCGACTCGATCACGCTCTGGATCTTCGGCGGGATCGCCTCGCTCTCGGAACTGCCCGAGGACTGGAAGCAGGAGCTCCAGATCGCGATCGCCGGGCCCGCGGTCAGCGTCGCGATCGGGATCGGCGCCTACGCACTCTCGACGGTCGTGCCCGCCGGCAACGACCAGGTCACGTACGTCCTGCTGTACCTGGGCGTGTTGAACGTCGCGCTCGCGGTGTTCAACCTCCTGCCCGCGTTTCCGATGGACGGCGGCCGGGTGCTGCGAGCGCTGCTGGGTCGCACGCGCTCGTTCGCGGAGGCAACGCGCATCGCCGCCAACGTCGGGAAGTGGCTCGCGATCCTGATGGGCCTGCTCGGCCTCTTTCGGCTCGACATCATCCTCGTCGGGATCGCCTTCTTCGTCTACATCGCGGCCGCCGGCGAGGCCCAGCAGGTCATCACCAAGGCCGCCTTCGAGGGCGTGCAGGTCCAGGACGTCATGACGCCCGTCGATCGGCTTCACGTGGTCTCTCCGGACGTCTCGGTCACGGAACTCCTCCAGCGGATGGTCCGCGAGCGCCACACCGGCTACCCCGTGATCGAGAACGGGGAGCCGGTCGGCGTCGTGACGCTCGGGGACGCCCGGGAGGTCCGCGAGGTCGAGCGCGATGCCTACGAGGTCCGCGAGATCATGAGCACGGACCTCGTGACGATCGCGCCCGACGGCGAGGCGATGACCGCGCTGACCCGGATGCAGGAACACGGCGTCGGGCGCCTGCTCGTCGTCGACGACGGGATGCTCGTCGGCCTGCTCTCGCGGAGCGACCTGATGGCCGCGCTCGACGTCCTCCGAGAGGGCGGCGAACTCGCCGAGTCGGCGACGGCCGGACGGCCCCCGGTCGACCGCCCCACGTAG
- a CDS encoding glutathione S-transferase family protein has translation MNMLVDGEWTTDAGEYTDETGAFQRQSTTFRDRVEDAPDADHPVEPGRYHLYVSYACPWAHRTLLARSLKGLEDAISVDVVDPFRAEDGWQFTPAKDGCTPDTVNGTEYLREVYVEADPEATCRVTVPVLWDKQEDTIVNNESKEILRMLDVEFDSIATRDVDLYPEGYRDDVDRIIEEIYDPINDGVYRTGFANSQQAYDEAVHELFDALDHWNAVLADQRYLAGDRLTEADLCMFTTLVRFDRVYHTHFMCNHRLISEYDNLWPYLRDLYQTPGVAETVEMNHIEEHYYTTHPDVSPKRIVPMGPDLDFAAPHDRDDLPGGPPEALATSG, from the coding sequence ATGAACATGCTCGTCGACGGCGAGTGGACGACCGACGCGGGCGAGTACACGGACGAGACCGGTGCTTTCCAGCGTCAGTCCACGACCTTCCGGGACCGCGTCGAGGACGCTCCCGACGCCGACCACCCGGTCGAACCCGGTCGCTACCACCTCTACGTGTCCTACGCCTGCCCCTGGGCGCACCGGACGCTGCTCGCCCGCTCGCTGAAGGGCCTCGAGGACGCGATCAGCGTCGACGTCGTCGATCCGTTCCGCGCCGAGGACGGCTGGCAGTTCACGCCCGCGAAGGACGGCTGCACGCCCGATACCGTCAACGGTACCGAGTACCTCCGGGAGGTCTACGTCGAGGCCGATCCCGAGGCGACCTGCCGCGTGACCGTGCCCGTCCTCTGGGACAAGCAGGAAGACACGATCGTCAACAACGAATCGAAGGAGATCCTTCGGATGCTCGACGTCGAGTTCGACTCGATCGCGACTCGTGACGTGGACCTCTATCCCGAGGGATATCGCGACGACGTCGACCGGATAATCGAGGAAATCTACGACCCGATCAACGACGGCGTCTATCGCACCGGCTTCGCCAACTCACAGCAGGCCTACGACGAGGCCGTCCACGAACTGTTCGACGCGCTCGACCACTGGAACGCCGTCCTCGCCGACCAGCGCTACCTCGCGGGCGACCGACTCACCGAAGCCGACCTCTGCATGTTCACGACGCTGGTTCGTTTCGATCGGGTCTACCACACGCACTTCATGTGCAACCACAGGCTGATCAGCGAGTACGACAACCTCTGGCCCTACCTTCGGGATCTCTACCAGACGCCGGGCGTGGCCGAGACGGTCGAGATGAACCACATCGAGGAACACTACTACACGACCCACCCGGACGTGAGTCCGAAGCGCATCGTTCCGATGGGGCCGGACCTCGACTTCGCGGCGCCACACGATCGCGACGACCTTCCGGGCGGGCCGCCCGAGGCACTCGCGACGTCCGGCTGA
- a CDS encoding YcaO-like family protein, giving the protein MTVRLVGEGPATEAVAAALGDVDVRVERGGLEGLADATLGVVSGTAGDDRFERATEIVANSASIDRWIAVEIGGIGGVPIEGIDAAIAGFAADGPCYRCLQQRVAANGPETADAPSADRSAVRMAGAIAGREVVRALAGEDRLSGRVIEVPHAERELVPVPGCDCGDGEIRGPSLDDRVPRSFEDRPLEETVARMDRSIDPRIGIVAEIGEAESFPAPYYLATLADTTGISDGDAPRQAAGVADDWNAALAKGVGEALERYDGALYRDAAFRTAASGELDDAVLPAAFAGAGEDAPGADADRSLPWVRGETLSNSESAQNESEDVWLPAAAVHFPPPEPRVLPSITTGLGLGSSGVGALLAGLTETIERDATMLAWYSTFEPLGLSVEDEAFERLAKRARSEGLTVTPLLVTQDVDVPVVSVAVHREDPWPRFAVGSAAGLDPTAAATGALEEAIQNWMELRSIGREQALDRQDAIGHFADLPDSAREFVDVESAVPASDVGPAEPPEGEAALDALLAALDDAGQDAYAARLTTRDLAALGFEAVRVLVPSAQPLFTGTARFGERAESVPESLGFESWLDREHHPYP; this is encoded by the coding sequence ATGACCGTTCGACTGGTGGGCGAGGGACCTGCGACCGAGGCCGTCGCCGCGGCGCTGGGCGACGTCGACGTTCGCGTCGAGCGCGGTGGCCTCGAAGGCCTCGCCGACGCGACGCTCGGCGTCGTCTCGGGCACTGCCGGCGACGATCGGTTCGAGCGTGCCACCGAAATCGTCGCCAACTCGGCGTCGATCGACCGCTGGATCGCCGTCGAAATCGGTGGGATCGGCGGCGTTCCGATCGAGGGGATCGACGCCGCGATCGCCGGCTTCGCTGCCGACGGGCCGTGCTATCGCTGTCTCCAGCAACGCGTCGCGGCCAACGGCCCCGAGACAGCCGACGCCCCGAGCGCGGATCGGAGCGCCGTGCGGATGGCCGGTGCGATCGCGGGCCGGGAGGTGGTCCGCGCGCTGGCGGGCGAGGACCGCCTCTCGGGCCGCGTGATCGAGGTGCCACACGCCGAGCGAGAGCTAGTGCCGGTCCCCGGCTGTGACTGCGGTGACGGCGAGATCCGCGGGCCGTCGCTGGACGATCGGGTACCCCGTTCGTTCGAGGACCGGCCGCTCGAGGAGACGGTCGCGCGGATGGACCGCTCGATCGACCCGCGGATCGGGATCGTCGCGGAGATCGGCGAGGCCGAGTCCTTCCCCGCGCCGTACTACCTCGCGACGCTCGCGGACACGACCGGGATCAGCGACGGCGACGCGCCCCGGCAGGCCGCCGGCGTCGCCGACGACTGGAACGCCGCGCTCGCGAAGGGCGTCGGCGAGGCGCTGGAACGGTACGATGGGGCGCTGTATCGCGACGCCGCATTCCGCACCGCTGCCTCCGGCGAACTCGACGACGCAGTGCTGCCCGCGGCCTTCGCCGGCGCGGGCGAGGACGCGCCGGGTGCCGACGCAGACCGATCGCTTCCCTGGGTCCGCGGGGAGACGCTGTCGAATTCCGAGAGCGCCCAGAACGAATCCGAGGACGTCTGGCTCCCTGCCGCCGCCGTCCACTTCCCGCCGCCGGAGCCCCGCGTCCTCCCCAGCATCACGACCGGCCTCGGCCTCGGCTCCTCCGGCGTCGGCGCGCTGCTCGCCGGCCTGACCGAAACGATCGAGCGCGACGCGACGATGCTGGCGTGGTACTCGACGTTCGAGCCGCTCGGGCTCTCCGTCGAGGACGAGGCGTTCGAGCGACTCGCGAAACGCGCCCGGAGCGAGGGGCTCACCGTCACGCCGCTGCTGGTCACCCAGGACGTCGACGTGCCCGTCGTCTCGGTCGCGGTCCACCGGGAGGACCCGTGGCCCCGTTTCGCCGTCGGCTCCGCGGCGGGCCTTGATCCGACGGCGGCCGCGACGGGCGCACTGGAGGAGGCCATCCAGAACTGGATGGAACTCCGTTCGATCGGGCGGGAGCAGGCCCTGGACCGCCAGGACGCCATCGGTCACTTCGCCGACCTGCCCGACTCGGCACGCGAGTTCGTCGACGTCGAGTCGGCCGTCCCGGCGAGCGACGTTGGCCCGGCGGAGCCGCCCGAGGGCGAGGCGGCGCTCGACGCGCTCCTCGCTGCGCTCGACGACGCCGGGCAGGATGCCTACGCAGCCCGCCTGACCACCCGCGATCTGGCGGCGCTCGGCTTCGAGGCGGTTCGCGTGCTCGTACCATCCGCGCAGCCGCTCTTCACGGGGACCGCCCGGTTCGGTGAGCGGGCCGAGTCCGTACCGGAATCGCTCGGGTTCGAGTCGTGGCTCGACCGCGAGCACCACCCGTATCCCTGA
- a CDS encoding amino acid permease codes for MAEHTRTLDFRVAYAIGLGTMIAAGIFSLSGTAVAEIGASAVIAFVLAAVIAGITAASYSEFASIYSENGGGYLFTSRTFDGRDLLTYGIGMSLFLGYTGTTAFYLATMDEWFVRFIIPEQLSFLPHGTSGVTAAVLLGVLNARGTEESGTFQVIVTGAKVAVLIAFIAGAFSYAGPADATTTFSSQFSTDVGGIVSIAALAFITFFGFSAIAASAGEIIEPRKTVPKAIAASIVTVTILYAFVIVAMTNSPVPAEVVAQEGETAMGRVAEGFLGPIGQSLIVAGAVFSMISASNASILAASGIGSLMGRQGQAPRSMTRIHPDFGTPFWSVTTATATIVAMIVGFIVVFPAHGGPTPLDLGLEALTGFATFNLLLPLAVVNTALILHRRKFPDIERGFRVPGVPVVPILGILANLALITNLPVKGVGTGVALTLSLVLVYLAWGGRPDVEELFQRVREPTATPASTSTGGDSHVEASAGRAGAEEQSDLEAPESAASGTADEDRFRILVPIARPEDASKYVALAEHLAQGRDRTPIVQVLTVTKIPDQTPHEMVSDTARLRADRIEDILAEDEHSIEYTVEGHTCRDVAFDIIQTARNDEVNLILMGYPEESGGVTETVAYQAPCDVVFASGFVGDETFETVAIGAGGGPHHGGAMPMVRALGEQGAAVDVVSVDPMGPGTPEDPEGTVEQLPDLQELEVHTVDAPTVEEGLVDVARREGAVLVIGASRDRRLSQWVFGSTPDRVVRRADEVDVPVLVYAQPSGVPERIEDSLFPVYRYVRYQLLR; via the coding sequence ATAGCGGAGCACACGCGTACGCTGGACTTCCGGGTCGCCTACGCGATCGGGCTCGGGACGATGATCGCGGCCGGGATCTTCTCGCTCTCCGGAACGGCCGTCGCAGAGATCGGTGCGAGTGCTGTGATCGCGTTCGTGCTCGCAGCAGTGATCGCGGGGATCACCGCCGCGAGCTACTCGGAGTTCGCGTCGATCTACTCCGAGAACGGCGGTGGCTACCTCTTCACGTCCCGCACGTTCGACGGCCGCGACCTGCTGACCTACGGCATCGGGATGTCGCTGTTCCTCGGCTACACCGGAACGACGGCGTTCTACCTCGCGACGATGGACGAGTGGTTCGTTCGCTTCATCATTCCCGAACAGCTCTCCTTCCTGCCCCACGGGACCAGCGGCGTCACCGCGGCGGTCCTGCTCGGCGTCCTGAACGCCCGCGGGACCGAAGAGTCGGGTACCTTCCAGGTGATCGTTACCGGCGCGAAGGTCGCCGTCCTCATCGCCTTCATCGCCGGCGCGTTCTCCTATGCCGGCCCGGCGGACGCGACGACGACGTTCAGTTCCCAGTTCAGCACAGACGTCGGCGGTATCGTGTCGATCGCCGCGCTGGCGTTCATCACGTTCTTTGGCTTCTCAGCGATCGCGGCGAGCGCGGGCGAGATCATCGAGCCGCGGAAGACGGTCCCGAAGGCGATCGCGGCGAGCATCGTCACGGTCACGATCCTCTACGCGTTCGTCATCGTCGCGATGACGAACTCGCCGGTGCCCGCGGAAGTCGTCGCCCAGGAAGGAGAGACGGCGATGGGCCGGGTCGCGGAGGGCTTCCTCGGCCCGATCGGCCAGTCGCTGATCGTCGCCGGCGCGGTCTTCTCGATGATCTCGGCCTCGAACGCGTCGATCCTCGCGGCCTCGGGCATCGGTTCGTTGATGGGGCGACAGGGGCAGGCGCCCCGTTCGATGACCCGGATCCACCCCGACTTCGGTACGCCCTTCTGGAGCGTGACGACGGCGACGGCGACGATCGTCGCGATGATCGTCGGCTTCATCGTCGTCTTCCCGGCCCACGGCGGCCCGACGCCACTGGACCTCGGACTGGAGGCGCTCACCGGATTCGCCACGTTCAACCTCCTGCTGCCACTGGCAGTCGTCAACACGGCGTTGATCCTCCACCGCCGGAAGTTCCCGGACATCGAGCGGGGCTTTCGGGTGCCCGGGGTGCCGGTCGTTCCGATCCTCGGGATCCTCGCGAACCTCGCCTTGATCACCAATCTGCCGGTGAAAGGCGTCGGAACAGGGGTCGCGCTGACGCTATCGCTCGTGCTCGTCTACCTCGCGTGGGGCGGACGACCGGACGTCGAGGAGCTATTCCAGCGCGTGCGCGAACCTACGGCCACGCCGGCCTCGACGAGTACCGGGGGAGATAGCCACGTGGAGGCGAGTGCAGGACGGGCAGGCGCCGAGGAACAATCCGACCTCGAAGCGCCCGAATCTGCCGCTTCAGGGACGGCGGACGAGGACCGGTTCCGGATCCTCGTCCCCATCGCCAGACCCGAAGACGCCTCCAAGTACGTCGCGCTCGCAGAGCACCTCGCCCAGGGGCGAGACCGGACCCCGATCGTGCAGGTGCTGACCGTCACGAAGATTCCCGATCAGACGCCCCACGAGATGGTGTCCGACACGGCGAGGCTGCGCGCGGATCGCATCGAGGACATCCTCGCCGAAGACGAGCACTCCATCGAGTACACCGTCGAGGGCCACACCTGTCGAGACGTCGCGTTCGACATCATTCAGACGGCCAGGAATGACGAGGTTAACCTGATCCTCATGGGGTATCCCGAGGAGAGCGGCGGGGTGACCGAAACCGTCGCGTATCAGGCACCCTGCGATGTCGTCTTCGCCAGCGGGTTCGTCGGCGACGAGACGTTCGAGACGGTCGCCATCGGTGCTGGGGGCGGCCCCCACCATGGCGGCGCGATGCCGATGGTCCGTGCGCTCGGCGAGCAGGGTGCTGCGGTGGACGTCGTCTCGGTCGATCCAATGGGCCCCGGAACCCCAGAGGATCCCGAAGGGACCGTGGAGCAGCTACCCGACCTCCAGGAGCTGGAAGTGCACACCGTGGACGCGCCGACGGTCGAAGAGGGTCTCGTGGACGTCGCGAGACGGGAAGGCGCGGTCCTCGTGATCGGAGCGTCGCGGGATCGTCGACTCAGCCAGTGGGTGTTCGGGAGCACGCCGGATCGGGTCGTCCGCCGCGCGGACGAGGTCGACGTTCCGGTACTGGTCTACGCCCAGCCCTCGGGCGTACCCGAGCGCATCGAGGATTCCCTGTTCCCGGTGTACCGGTACGTTCGCTACCAACTCCTTCGGTGA
- a CDS encoding CBS domain-containing protein: protein MELPTPEDLKQRRKSDEIDLTQAELADAADVSQPLIARIEGGDVDPRLSTLRRIVQALDEEETGVTRAADLMTEDVATVAPDDSVQEAEDRMDEAGFSQLPVVRDESPEGLISHTAIREASSETDSPVGELPVSEVMDESISQKGLDATLDEIDSSLDHNKAVMVVSKGKLQGLITEADIAAQVS, encoded by the coding sequence ATGGAGCTACCGACGCCGGAGGATCTCAAGCAGCGCCGGAAGTCCGACGAGATCGACCTCACGCAGGCAGAGCTGGCCGACGCCGCGGACGTCTCACAGCCGCTGATCGCCCGCATCGAGGGCGGTGACGTCGATCCGCGACTCTCGACGCTGCGCCGGATCGTCCAGGCACTCGACGAGGAGGAGACCGGGGTGACGCGGGCTGCGGACCTGATGACGGAGGACGTCGCGACCGTCGCGCCCGACGACTCCGTCCAGGAGGCGGAAGACCGGATGGACGAGGCGGGCTTCTCACAGCTACCCGTCGTCCGCGACGAGTCGCCGGAGGGGCTGATCTCCCACACTGCGATCCGCGAGGCGAGTTCGGAGACGGACTCGCCGGTCGGCGAACTGCCCGTGAGCGAGGTCATGGACGAGTCGATCAGCCAGAAGGGGCTGGACGCGACGCTCGACGAGATCGACAGCTCGCTCGATCACAACAAGGCCGTGATGGTCGTCTCGAAGGGGAAGCTCCAGGGACTGATCACCGAGGCCGACATCGCCGCGCAGGTCTCCTGA
- a CDS encoding ZIP family metal transporter, which produces MTVTETFVDLVGTDPVVQGLVGGLVIAGMNLVGASLVMVWRDPSDRALDAALGFAAGVMLAAAFTSLIIPGIEDYAGGDPIPVLVGIALGAAFLDQADGLVPHAHYLLTGSRRTDAANPSETLPLDEERLAPVVLFILAITLHNMPEGLAVGVGFGSGDVDTGISLMIAIGIQNIPEGLAVSVAAINAGLDRNFYAAFAGVRAGVVEIPLAVLGAVAVSQVEPLLPYAMGFAAGAMLFVISDEIIPETHIRGHERLATLGLMAGTIVMLFLDVSLG; this is translated from the coding sequence ATGACCGTCACCGAGACGTTCGTCGACCTCGTCGGCACAGACCCCGTCGTCCAGGGGCTCGTCGGTGGCCTCGTGATCGCTGGAATGAATCTGGTCGGCGCGTCGCTCGTCATGGTCTGGCGGGATCCCTCCGATCGCGCCCTCGACGCGGCGCTGGGCTTCGCTGCCGGCGTCATGCTCGCCGCCGCCTTCACGAGCCTGATCATCCCGGGCATCGAGGACTACGCTGGCGGCGATCCGATCCCAGTGCTCGTCGGGATCGCACTCGGCGCTGCCTTCCTCGACCAGGCCGACGGCCTCGTTCCCCACGCCCACTACCTCCTGACCGGTAGCCGTCGGACGGACGCCGCGAACCCGTCCGAGACGCTGCCGCTCGACGAGGAGCGCCTCGCGCCGGTCGTCCTCTTCATCCTCGCGATCACGCTGCACAACATGCCCGAGGGGCTGGCCGTCGGCGTCGGCTTCGGCTCCGGCGACGTGGACACCGGCATCTCGCTGATGATCGCGATCGGCATCCAGAACATTCCGGAGGGCCTGGCCGTCTCCGTCGCCGCGATCAACGCCGGACTCGATCGGAACTTCTACGCCGCCTTCGCCGGCGTGCGGGCCGGCGTCGTCGAGATTCCGCTCGCGGTGCTGGGCGCAGTGGCCGTCTCGCAGGTCGAACCCCTGCTCCCCTACGCGATGGGCTTCGCCGCCGGTGCCATGCTGTTCGTCATCTCCGATGAGATCATCCCGGAGACCCACATCAGGGGCCACGAACGGCTCGCGACGCTCGGCCTGATGGCCGGCACGATCGTCATGCTCTTTCTCGACGTAAGTCTCGGGTAG
- the purM gene encoding phosphoribosylformylglycinamidine cyclo-ligase: MTEDGDAGADGPDHPHGDEPDAEEGLTYSEAGVDIGESEAATAALLDAVGNVVDTEYAGMLEVGDQYLALATDGVGTKLMVAEAIEDYTTIGIDCVAMNVNDLVAAGVEPLAFVDYLAVDEPGETLANEIGQGLADAAEETGIALLGGETAVLPEVVTGFDLAGACVGMADQDAVFPGEAEPGDALVGVRSSGIHSNGLTLAREAATLDHEYTDPFPPDPDRTIGEVLLEPTALYSDLLEPMREHGVRAAAHVTGGGWTNLERMGEHRYEIEDAFDPQPVFEFVQDAGNVSEKEMYRTFNMGTGFVAALPAERADDLAEAVDGRVIGHVEAGSGVSIRDLELGGE, translated from the coding sequence ATGACCGAGGACGGGGACGCTGGCGCGGACGGACCGGACCACCCGCACGGCGACGAGCCGGACGCCGAGGAGGGACTCACCTACTCCGAGGCGGGCGTCGACATCGGCGAGAGCGAGGCCGCGACTGCAGCGTTGCTCGACGCCGTGGGCAACGTCGTCGACACCGAGTACGCCGGCATGCTCGAAGTGGGCGACCAGTATCTCGCACTGGCGACCGACGGCGTCGGAACGAAACTCATGGTCGCCGAGGCGATCGAGGACTACACCACGATCGGCATCGACTGCGTCGCGATGAACGTCAACGACCTCGTCGCGGCGGGCGTCGAGCCGCTGGCGTTCGTGGACTACCTCGCGGTCGACGAGCCCGGCGAGACGCTCGCCAACGAGATCGGCCAGGGACTCGCCGATGCAGCGGAGGAGACGGGCATCGCCCTCCTGGGTGGCGAGACCGCCGTCCTCCCGGAGGTCGTCACGGGCTTCGACCTCGCCGGCGCCTGCGTCGGGATGGCCGACCAGGACGCCGTGTTCCCGGGCGAGGCCGAACCGGGCGACGCGCTCGTCGGCGTTCGATCGAGCGGGATTCACTCCAACGGTCTCACGCTCGCCCGCGAGGCCGCGACGCTCGACCACGAGTACACCGATCCCTTCCCGCCGGACCCCGACAGGACGATCGGCGAGGTGCTCCTCGAGCCGACGGCGCTCTACTCTGACCTCCTCGAACCGATGCGCGAGCACGGGGTGCGCGCCGCGGCCCACGTCACCGGCGGCGGCTGGACGAACCTCGAACGGATGGGCGAGCACCGTTACGAGATCGAGGACGCCTTCGACCCCCAGCCGGTCTTCGAGTTCGTCCAGGACGCCGGCAACGTCTCCGAGAAAGAGATGTACCGCACGTTCAACATGGGCACCGGCTTCGTCGCGGCGCTCCCGGCCGAGCGCGCCGACGACCTCGCAGAGGCCGTCGACGGGCGCGTCATCGGCCACGTCGAGGCCGGCAGCGGCGTCTCCATTCGCGACCTGGAACTGGGCGGCGAGTAA
- a CDS encoding DUF3368 domain-containing protein, which yields MYVFDATPLIYLATVERLSLVLEHVDDAVLPERVHEEVVVRGNEEGHADARRIERVVDTGSLRVVSASGNDVFGRIARNQQLTDADAAVLAIADTNNAVAVMDEQYGRDVADAEGIRTRGTAFLVLRLLREGILDAEATRTIVDEMVEAGWYCAPNLYARILGKIEELETT from the coding sequence ATGTACGTCTTCGACGCCACGCCGTTGATCTATCTCGCCACGGTCGAACGACTCTCACTCGTCCTCGAGCACGTGGACGATGCCGTGCTCCCAGAGCGAGTACACGAGGAAGTCGTAGTGCGCGGGAACGAGGAAGGACACGCCGATGCTCGCCGCATCGAACGAGTGGTCGATACCGGGAGCCTGCGAGTCGTTTCGGCGTCGGGTAACGACGTATTCGGTCGGATCGCACGGAATCAGCAGTTGACCGACGCGGATGCCGCAGTGCTCGCGATCGCCGATACCAACAATGCGGTCGCAGTTATGGACGAGCAGTACGGTCGCGACGTCGCGGATGCCGAAGGGATCCGGACGCGCGGCACTGCGTTTCTGGTCCTTCGACTGCTACGGGAGGGGATCCTCGACGCTGAAGCGACCCGGACGATCGTCGACGAGATGGTCGAGGCCGGATGGTACTGTGCGCCGAATCTGTATGCGCGTATCCTCGGGAAGATCGAGGAACTGGAGACTACGTAA
- a CDS encoding UPF0175 family protein, with the protein MGTISARVPDDLEEQLEAYLEAEQFDRSTAVRKLLADGLDSWRKEHALDLLESGDVSFNRAAEIADLSVWDFARLAEERDVTWVGGDHLADDLDDL; encoded by the coding sequence ATGGGAACCATCTCGGCCCGCGTGCCCGACGATCTCGAGGAGCAACTCGAAGCCTACCTCGAGGCCGAGCAGTTCGACCGCAGTACTGCTGTCCGGAAGCTGCTCGCTGATGGGCTCGATTCCTGGCGGAAGGAGCACGCCCTCGACCTCCTGGAATCCGGGGACGTCTCCTTCAACAGGGCAGCCGAGATCGCCGATCTCTCCGTGTGGGACTTCGCCCGGCTCGCCGAGGAGCGTGACGTGACGTGGGTCGGTGGTGACCACCTCGCCGACGATCTCGACGATCTCTGA